The genomic DNA TGCATTCAGCTCTTTGATCAGATGGCCGACGGTTTCAGGTGACATGGGGATGAGCCCTTGAAGATCGATGAGCAGCCCGACTGCGTACGTGGCTCCTCTCACCTCTCCTGATTCTAAGACCTCGATTGTCTCCTCTTTAACATCATAGCTATCAAACAATCGTTTCTCCGCTTGATAACGGTAGTATCTTGTTTCAGAAACTTTCAGCTCACACTGAATCAAAGAGCCGTCCGTCTTAATATCAGGGTGGATCATATCCTCATACATATATTCTGAAAGCATCTTGGCAACCAGCTTCCGATTGACCCGTTCCCAATTTCCCCTTGTTAAAGCGGATGGTGATTTCATATGATTGTCCATTTCTGATCCTTCCTTTCAAATGAGTTGATCGTTTCCTGAGATCCATCTTCCTGTCCTGATGGATCCCCTATGCCGAACGACTGGAACACATTTTTCTGTCGGATCGGATAAACCTCCCGACCGACGATCTGATTGATGATGATGGCATTCCGGTGGGCTCCAAGGCCAAGGTCCGGTGCACCCACACCATGGGTATGCAACTCACCGTTTTGTACGAAAATGTCGGTAGCCTCACCCGAAGCGGAGCGTAACCGATAGTCTTCCGTAATTCCGAATCTCCCATGGCTATCTCGCCATATGCTCTGATCCATTGCAGATAAGAAGGATGGTTCCGCCTGTTTGTAACCTGTACCAAGGATGATGACATCGCTCTCTATGAAGAATGCCTCCTTTTTCACATGATGAAAGCCTTCCAGAACGTACCGACTACCGGCCTGCCCTATTCCCGTGATTTCTGTCATCGCTTGAAGATGGATGGGGGGCCTTACCCCTCCAATGGATCGTTCATAGAGCAGATCATAAATATCAGCGATTGTCCCTGCACTGATTCCTTTGTATAGTAAGCCCTGACCTTTCAAGAGTTCGTCCTTTCTCTCCTGGGGCAGGTGATAAAAGAAGTTCGTATAGTCCGGTGAGAAATACTCCAGTCCAAGCTTGGAATACTCCATCGGAAAGAATCCGTCCGACCTTGTAAACCAATTCAGCGAGAATCCTTCCTCTTCTTGGAGCCGGGTCGCGTCAAGAAAAACCTCGGCTGCACTCTGCCCGGATCCGATTACCGTCACCGAACGTTTCCCTTTCAGGCAGGATTTAGAAAAAATATATTCAGATGAGTGGAAGATCCGATCATTAAGCATTTCCTTGCAAGGATCTGGTATAGACGGAACGGATCCGATCCCCATGACCACATGGCGAGTCATAAAATGTTTTTCTTGTCCGGACCCGTGGTCCCACGCAGACACTTTGTACCCCTTCTCCCCGTCAGGTAGATCAACCGGTATGACCACTTCCACTTCCATGGAGAATCGACAGGAAGGTAATCGTTCTGCTACCCAGCGGCAATAGTGATTATATTCTTTACGGGGGATATGGAACTTCTCAAGAAAGTAATAATGATAGAGACGCCCATGTTCTTGTAGGTAGTTAAGGAAACTGTGCCGGTTGGTTACATCGACCATACTGACAAGGTCAGCAAGAAAAGGAACCTGGAGGGTCGTCCCGTCAATCAACATTCCCGGATGCCAATCAAATGACCCCTTTCGTTCAAGAAAAACAGCTTCCACCTCTTCTTTTCCATCCAAAAGGGCCGCAAGTCCGAGATTGAATGGACCAATTCCGATTCCGACTACATCCAAAATCCCCCTCATCAAGACCATCTCCTTTCAAACTCTTTGCGATCACATGACATGAGCAGTCCGGTTTTATCAGGTAGTTGCACCGGCTTAAGAGGGATGAAACCACATGTTTTGAACACGTGGATCATCTTCTCATTCCGGATATCCGGTTCTGCCATCACTTTTACCGTCTTTGATTCTTCAAAAAGGAAGCGGACCATCTCCTTTAGCAAGGGAAGTGCAAGTCCTTTCCCTAAAAAACGCTTGTCCCCTATCAAGAGGTGGACCCCTTGGTCATAAGGGTGGTTCGGATACGTTCCTTGCAATACGTCACCTTCGACCCAATAGGCCTCCCAGTAGCTCATGGGGATCCCGTCGATCATACCAAGATATAGAGCCTGGTGCCCATCGGACAGAGCCTTCTCAAAATGCGTCCGAAACTCAGGTAAAGGGACGTTCAGATGCCAGAAAGGATGGACGTGATCTTCATTCATCCACGTATGAACCAAACCAATATCATCAAGTCCTGCTTTTCTGAACGAAATTGTTTTGTGCAATTTCGGTTCATATACGTCATACACCATGCCGGACCTCCACTTCATGGGCAATTGGATTGCGCACCATGGTATAGACCGACTGAGATTCCATCGGACCGATTAGTTCGTCCATGTCATAGAACCGGGTAAGGAGATTGGCCTTACAAGGCAGGACTGGCTGATAGAGGAGACTTTCCACCAAGCCCCCCGACATGCTTCCTTCATGTTTTTTCAAAGCTGTTCTCAGAATCCTGATCAAGTTCTCCTCTTCAATCAACCCGCTTACTCCGAAACCATTGATGAGTCCAAAGAGGTGATTGAAGAAGAAGTAATATCTAAATCTTTCTTCCGCCACATCATCGTCGCAAGTCGTATCGCTGATGGCACTGATCCCAGGGTGAAGAATGGCTAGCTTCCCTGCTTTCGAACGGCTATAGTAATACCCCTGATTATCACGATAGTGGAAACGATGCGGATATCCTTCCTTCAGGGTGACAAGGGAATTTTGCTGGTGTGCTTCCAAGGCGATTCCATAGTGAGAGAATAACCACATCATCGGATCCAATGAGATGGATAGATAACGAGAGAGCCAATCCTCACTCACTTGTTCCACTGTCCTCCCCTCCCTGACGGCAATCTCCGTGATGATGGAGTGGATGCGGGGCTTTCCTCCGTATGGATGGTCCTGGCACAGGCCTGCAATCAAGCTGGTACTTCCCGCATCCTCCCTGAAGGGGTTATCTCTTATCACGACTTCAAAACCGGAAATGTCTTCACTGGATTCAAGATTGATGTAGGCGGGATCCTCGATGATGTTGAAGTCAGGAAAGTGCCCTTTCAGTGCTTTTCCGAGGTCTGTCTGAAGGAGTTTTGACACCTCCACCCCCCTGGCCAACTCCTTTGCCTGATTGATTCGTAAAGAATTGGTGATCTTCACAGGTACCGAAAACTTGAACATATAGGGCGACTGCTTGGCGTACACGCTCCTTAAGGAGGAGGTAGCCGTATAGACACGCCCAAGTGGACCGATGTATTCCAGATTCCCCCCCATGATCCGTTCCTGTACCTCGGGCCTAGACAACAGCTCCTTTGTTTGTAGGGGATGAACAGGAATTAGTACCTTTCCTTTTTCATTGACGAGCTGATCAATCCATTCTTCATCCACACCGCCGTCCTTCAGCTCATTGATGATGATGGAAACCGCCGTTTCAGGGCGGCTTGAATCATGGACAACAAGATCCTCATCGGCTGCAAAATAATGGAGTTGGAACTCTCCCTTCCTTTCTGGCGAGTACAGTCTGTCTTCTTCCTCTGTCAATCCCTGCTTACTCTTGGGCGTTGGGTGAAGGAGGTGACCAAATAATAAGGATTGTTCCGCCTCTATGAAGTCCACATCAGAACGGGAGAGGGATTCACCATCTTCAAGTCGCCCCTCCACGTAGTTACGGATGCTCCTGCAGCTGAGGATGACGCGATAGATCAATTCATCCTCTGCCTCTTTGCATTGCTGGTCAAGGAGGAATTCTTTTACAATCAAAGTAAC from Rossellomorea marisflavi includes the following:
- a CDS encoding GNAT family N-acetyltransferase translates to MHKTISFRKAGLDDIGLVHTWMNEDHVHPFWHLNVPLPEFRTHFEKALSDGHQALYLGMIDGIPMSYWEAYWVEGDVLQGTYPNHPYDQGVHLLIGDKRFLGKGLALPLLKEMVRFLFEESKTVKVMAEPDIRNEKMIHVFKTCGFIPLKPVQLPDKTGLLMSCDRKEFERRWS
- a CDS encoding lysine N(6)-hydroxylase/L-ornithine N(5)-oxygenase family protein; translation: MRGILDVVGIGIGPFNLGLAALLDGKEEVEAVFLERKGSFDWHPGMLIDGTTLQVPFLADLVSMVDVTNRHSFLNYLQEHGRLYHYYFLEKFHIPRKEYNHYCRWVAERLPSCRFSMEVEVVIPVDLPDGEKGYKVSAWDHGSGQEKHFMTRHVVMGIGSVPSIPDPCKEMLNDRIFHSSEYIFSKSCLKGKRSVTVIGSGQSAAEVFLDATRLQEEEGFSLNWFTRSDGFFPMEYSKLGLEYFSPDYTNFFYHLPQERKDELLKGQGLLYKGISAGTIADIYDLLYERSIGGVRPPIHLQAMTEITGIGQAGSRYVLEGFHHVKKEAFFIESDVIILGTGYKQAEPSFLSAMDQSIWRDSHGRFGITEDYRLRSASGEATDIFVQNGELHTHGVGAPDLGLGAHRNAIIINQIVGREVYPIRQKNVFQSFGIGDPSGQEDGSQETINSFERKDQKWTII
- a CDS encoding IucA/IucC family protein translates to MQSFLNCYLRETGNYECTDVFDSFSQHVFISKLSIQKIDLVLPLEYWSLTDRHLFSFPIYYRVQGEGDLQPLDYVTLVTLIVKEFLLDQQCKEAEDELIYRVILSCRSIRNYVEGRLEDGESLSRSDVDFIEAEQSLLFGHLLHPTPKSKQGLTEEEDRLYSPERKGEFQLHYFAADEDLVVHDSSRPETAVSIIINELKDGGVDEEWIDQLVNEKGKVLIPVHPLQTKELLSRPEVQERIMGGNLEYIGPLGRVYTATSSLRSVYAKQSPYMFKFSVPVKITNSLRINQAKELARGVEVSKLLQTDLGKALKGHFPDFNIIEDPAYINLESSEDISGFEVVIRDNPFREDAGSTSLIAGLCQDHPYGGKPRIHSIITEIAVREGRTVEQVSEDWLSRYLSISLDPMMWLFSHYGIALEAHQQNSLVTLKEGYPHRFHYRDNQGYYYSRSKAGKLAILHPGISAISDTTCDDDVAEERFRYYFFFNHLFGLINGFGVSGLIEEENLIRILRTALKKHEGSMSGGLVESLLYQPVLPCKANLLTRFYDMDELIGPMESQSVYTMVRNPIAHEVEVRHGV